DNA from Cardinium endosymbiont of Culicoides punctatus:
GCAATCATGATAGTCATTGATAGCATAAATAAAGGTAACGCTTGGGCTAAGTAAAATCATATATTTGTACCACCACCAATACATCTTCTGCTGGTCTTTTATTTTCTAAGTCTTTTGGATCTTGATGCATACCATACTTATTTGTTTTACATAAAAATAAAGATAGCATAAGACACAGTAATACTGCATCAATATTTTTGTTTTTTTAAAATATTATTTTTAAACATTTGTTTTTTTAGCACTCGATATGTCTTAATGAGCTATCTAGGCAGTAATAAAGAAGACCACATCAATGATACCTGTAAGCAGGTATCACTATCTCCTATAAAGACAGATCCCGTTATATATTTTTAGTTATAATACAACTGTACAAGAAGATAAAGGATTGTATCGTTAACACTGTTTAGTGATTTTTTATTCCTAGCAAAATCTTGTTGTTTTTAAACCAAAAATTTCAATTTTAACTTTGAAAACCAATGTTATAAACCATTATAAACAACACCTTATTTACTCATGCTCTTCATCTAAAGATTCAAAGATAAGATTGTGGTTTGTATAGATACAGATATCAGCTGCAATGGTCAAACTTTCTTTAGCAATTTCCATGGCACTCAAATGGGGTGCATGTTTTATCAACGCCATAGCAGCAGATTGTGCATACATGCTACCCGATCCAATAGCTGCTACATTAAACTCTGGTTCTAAAACATCACCGGATCCAGATATAACCAATAAAGTTTCCTTATTAGCTACTATTAACATGGCTTCTAATCTTCTGAGTACACGATCAGTACGCCACTCTTTAACGAGCTCAATAGCAGATCGCTTTATATTTCCCCCATAATTCTTCAATTTTTCTTCAAAACGATCTAATAAAGTAAAAGCATCTGAGGTAGATCCAGCAAAACCGACTAAAACTTTGTTATCAAGTTTTAGTAACTTTTTAACATTATTTTTAGCAACAGTAGTACCTAAAGTAGCTTGTCCATCTGCACCAATTACAACTTTACCATTATGTAATACAGCCAATACAGTAGTTGACTTAAGTTGAGGTATGTTACCAGTATTGTTATTATCAAAATTCATATTCCAAAACTATTTAAAATCTTGTAAAAATTAAAGTAAGAGGCTAAGTGGTTGTTCCATTAACGCTTTAAGTGTGGATAAAAACGATGCGCCTACTGCTCCATCTACCACACGATGATCACACGACAAAGTTACCTTCATAACATAGGCAACAACAATTTGATTATCCTTAACAATAGGCATTTGTTGCATTGCACCAACTGCCAGTATACAGGATGCTGGAGGATTAATAATAGAAGTAAAAGATTCTACACCTAACATGCCTAGATTTGAAATGGTAAAAGTAGCTCCTGTATAGTCCTGAGGAGTTAATTTTTTTTGATGTGCTTTTGTACTTAATATTTTTACTTCTGTACTAATTTCCGCCAGTGTTTTTTTATCAGCAAAACGAACTACAGGCACGATGAGGCCATCTTCAATAGCTACTGCTACGCCGATATGTACATGTTGGTAAAATCTAATTTTATCTTCAATCCATGCCGTATTGACCTGTGGGTGTTTCTTAAGTGTCAATGCTACAGCCCTGGTAACCAGGTCATTAATAGATATTTTTGTCTCTGAATGCATATTCAGCTCTGGACGTAAAGCAACTATCTTATCCATATTCATGGTCATGGTTAGATAAAAATGAGGCGCTGCTACCTTACTCTCTGTTAGCACTTTAGCCATTGTCTGACGCATAGAAGATAGTGACTGATCTTGATAAGCCTCTGAAAATGGATCAGCAAACTCAGAAGCTTCATTTAAGCGACTTGGGGCAAAATGCATTACGTCTTTTTTTATAACGCGACCAGCTTCCCCTGATCCCTGTATTTGTGTAATATCATATCCCTTTTCTTTCGCTATTTTTTTTGCCAGAGGAGATGCAAAAAGCCGTTCTGATGGTTGAGGTAATTCTTGAAATTGTTGGGGGTCTTGTGTAGTGGGTATGCTATCCGTTGTATATGTTACAACAGGAGGACTATTGTTGGATTTCTCTGAAACATCTATGGGAATAGATGGTGTATCTTCTGCCTTTGAAGCCTGTTGCGCAAGTAAAGCATTAATATCTTCACCAGGTGCTCCTATAATTGCAATAATATCATTAATGGGCACAGCTGCTTTATCTGGTACACCTATATAGAGCAATGTTCCATCTTCATATGCCTCTAACTCCATGGTAGCCTTATCTGTTTCTACTTCAGCAAGTATGTCACCTATGGCAACCGTATCCCCTACTTGCTTCAGCCAACGGCTAATAACACCATGTTGCATGGTATCGCTCATTTTAGGCATTTTAATTAGTTCTGCCATATGTTCTTAAAATATATAGTAATTTAAAGTACTTTATAAGTACGACCTTGAAACCCAGTATAGACAAACTAAATCATGGTATGCTACATTGCTCATATTTTTTACTTTTAAAGTAAATTTACATATAATTTTCTGAACTATATTGCTTATGAATCTTTATGCATTCTATTCGGAGCAAGAGTACCTATGAGATTGCTCTATTTTGTACAGATGGCTATCATGCTAACCCTAAATGTGAACCCATGTTAACACCTTTTTTATCATTTCTAAAACAACAGAATCTAATCATAGATACACGTAAAGAGACACTGCTGGCTGTAAGTGGCGGAGTAGATTCTGTAGTACTTTGTTATCTTTTTAAACAAGCTGGATTGCCTTTTGCTATAGCCCACTGCAATTTTAACTTACGGGGAATAGAATCTGATGAAGATACACAATTTGTGCATACATTATCACATCATTACAAAGTTGCCTGTTATAGTACTAGATTTCAGACTAAAGATTTTGCATCTGATAATGCTATTTCAACACAAATGGCTGCAAGAGATTTAAGGTATCGTTTTTTTTACAGCTTACTGGAAAAACATGGCCTGCACCAAATAGCTACTGCACACCATTGGGACGATTCTGTTGAAACAATATTACTAAACTTTATTAAGGGAACAGGTATTATGGGATTTTGTGGCATTCAGCCGATCAATGGTAAAATCATACGTCCTTTGCTTTTTGCTAGAAAAGAGGAGATCTTAAATTATGCCAAACAAGAAAATCTCTCTTGGAGAGAAGATAGTTCTAATAAGGATATTTATTATCAGAGAAATTTTATTAGAAACAAAATTATTCCACTTTTACATAGCATAAATCCAAATTTTGAAGAAACTACAAAGGATACATGTAA
Protein-coding regions in this window:
- the tilS gene encoding tRNA lysidine(34) synthetase TilS, whose product is MHSIRSKSTYEIALFCTDGYHANPKCEPMLTPFLSFLKQQNLIIDTRKETLLAVSGGVDSVVLCYLFKQAGLPFAIAHCNFNLRGIESDEDTQFVHTLSHHYKVACYSTRFQTKDFASDNAISTQMAARDLRYRFFYSLLEKHGLHQIATAHHWDDSVETILLNFIKGTGIMGFCGIQPINGKIIRPLLFARKEEILNYAKQENLSWREDSSNKDIYYQRNFIRNKIIPLLHSINPNFEETTKDTCKKLTDINKLFQSHIHTLKQEILYFHDDLCYVAIDKITHLPWAATAVFEILRSYGFTFEQIKDFIVEPKSSGKVIYSKDYELSTDRKQWIIRTKTPSNQLAVKQIIVEGTLQVQYGNQILYFNTFENQKYIIKKTPYIAALDYDTLQFPLILRPWEEGDAFYPLGMKGRKKVSDLLIDLKIPIAVKKNVHILTSNNEIVWIVGLRIDERFKVRNTTKRVLEIK
- the hslV gene encoding ATP-dependent protease subunit HslV, which codes for MNFDNNNTGNIPQLKSTTVLAVLHNGKVVIGADGQATLGTTVAKNNVKKLLKLDNKVLVGFAGSTSDAFTLLDRFEEKLKNYGGNIKRSAIELVKEWRTDRVLRRLEAMLIVANKETLLVISGSGDVLEPEFNVAAIGSGSMYAQSAAMALIKHAPHLSAMEIAKESLTIAADICIYTNHNLIFESLDEEHE
- a CDS encoding pyruvate dehydrogenase complex dihydrolipoamide acetyltransferase; translated protein: MAELIKMPKMSDTMQHGVISRWLKQVGDTVAIGDILAEVETDKATMELEAYEDGTLLYIGVPDKAAVPINDIIAIIGAPGEDINALLAQQASKAEDTPSIPIDVSEKSNNSPPVVTYTTDSIPTTQDPQQFQELPQPSERLFASPLAKKIAKEKGYDITQIQGSGEAGRVIKKDVMHFAPSRLNEASEFADPFSEAYQDQSLSSMRQTMAKVLTESKVAAPHFYLTMTMNMDKIVALRPELNMHSETKISINDLVTRAVALTLKKHPQVNTAWIEDKIRFYQHVHIGVAVAIEDGLIVPVVRFADKKTLAEISTEVKILSTKAHQKKLTPQDYTGATFTISNLGMLGVESFTSIINPPASCILAVGAMQQMPIVKDNQIVVAYVMKVTLSCDHRVVDGAVGASFLSTLKALMEQPLSLLL